The DNA window TCTACCCAGGTACCCTTCTTAGTCTCCTTTGGGTTCCAAGTATCTACCCATTAACTTCACCCAGCTGCCCACCAGACTAACAAGAACCAGCTTGGTACACACTATCCTGCTCACTCCCCAATGTCAGAAGCTGCCTCTCTCTAAACAGCAGCCTAGAGAGAATGCTGCCCCTTCACCCGCCCCCGTACCTGCTGCCTACACAGTGCAGCCCACCCTTCACTGTAGAGCAGGACACTGAACTTACTCTTTacatgtggttttcttttttttcaagacaaggtttctctgtagctttggagcctgtcctggaactagctcttgtagcccaggctacattggtgttttgcctgcctgtatgtctgtgtgagaatgtcgagtctcctggaactggatttctAGACAGcaaggagctgccatgtgggtgctgggaattaaacctgggtccgctggaagagcagtcagtgctcttaaccactgagtcatctccagcccctttacaTGTGCTTTTCAAATAACTATGCAAACTGTAGGACATTCGACACAGTATAATCCCTAAACCTGTAATACCACTATCTGTACTTACCCCTCAACTAGGAATGATAGTGATAAATTAATATGGCCAGTTCCCATGAGGCTATGGCAAGCACAAGCTGGCACAGCTATGACACAGCTGCTGCTAAGTGCCTCAGTCCTTTGGCCAAGTGGCCACTGAGCCACGGGAACCTGACTGAGCACTGCTCCAGGTCTCCCATGGAAAATGACAGACACCGCAAGCTGTAACTGACGCGTTAGTCCATCTCATCTAGGTCATGGAAAAAAACCCGCCGAACACAGGCTAGACACAGGCACTGTGTAGAACTCCAGAGAGCAACAGGCAAGTGTCTGTGTAAGCGTTAGGCTCTGAAGCCACAACAAGCTCGCACCCTGATACATCAAGTCCAGGACTTCAGTGCCTTGGGCTACCTCTGGATGCCTACTCTGTGGAAGGTGCTCTGTGTATCAGATGTCAAGGCCTGAGCACACCTCTCATTCCAGCAGCCTCCCGACTGAACATATGCAAATTGGGACAGCGGCTGCACTGCCACTCATGAGCCAGAGGGAACAGGTGTCCTACCACCGTCACTAACCAGCCACCGCTCCAGCGAGCCCAGCAAACAGGTCTGAAAGCAGTGACTATCTCCTAAGTATCAGACCTAACATGGTGGCTCCTGTCAAGGGAGAAACTGAACAGCCTGCCTCATCTGTGAGAGTTTAGGAGTATTACAATGCCCATCTTATACCTGAGGTCTTAGGAGGATGCTCCAGCCAGTGGGTACTGGCTTCCCCACCACCTAGAGACCCCTATACTGGCTCCCCATGCTGAGGACACTATGAAAAACACTCAGTGAAGAAGACAACCAGCAAGACTGTCTGTGCAAACCCAGATGCACGGCGTCTGGATtttggggaaggaaggagcagagacATCGTGCTGCCATCCCACAAGTCAGAAATGCAAAGCTCAAAACCACTTTACAGGCAGCAAGACCCTGGAGTAATAGAGCTGGGTGATCTGTAGCAAGAGAGAGATTGTCCATCTGATAGACCTGGCAGGAAGGCTGGCCAAGCTATCTACATAACACTTTAGGACCTACATGTGGTAGCCATGGACACCCAGTCTATGTGCTGAATATGAACTAAATGAGTTCTATGTCAACAAAGGCAGAGTGACAATTTCCTCACTCTAGAGTCTGTGAAACCAGGGCTCATTTTCACAGCCAGTTTCTCCTCAACCCAGAAGCAATGAGGGCAGTATGAAGCTGActtacagaacacacacacagcctttcgGGATGTAAATGTGAGAGAGGAGAGCTTTAAATAGCTATCGTAAGGAAGTTAAtgcctagcacttgggatgccAGAGTTCAAGGTGCATTGCTTTTTGGCCAAAGAGTAagaccttatctttaaaaaaaaaaaaagttaaaagatttATGACTAAATGGATAGAAATATACATCGTTTTcaaaaacagaagccaaaactgtattttttaaaaggaaatcaaaTCAAACGGGTGTTCTAGCACTGCAAATATCATCTTTATCAGCATACACAAGTTGCTAACCTGTAGTCTGATTCTCTCCCACAATGAGCAGCCATGTGTGGCAGAGCTGCAGACAGCATGGCCCACGGGGAGAGGCACTGGTTAGATTCCTACACATTCAGCCTCCCCGCCCCACCAGGCTCACAAAGGAATTCTACTTAGCAGCACTGTTTAGACCTCAGCTTCTTAAACTGTGGATCACAAACCCTAAACTATATGAATGTGGGGGAACGGGGGTTCCTCAGAAAATCTGGCAACAGGAGAAAAGTTTCAGAATACTCAATAACCAAACCCTagtataaaaaaacaacaacaacaaaaacaaacaaacaaaaaacccagacatgtttaatctcagcacttgggaaacagaagcaggtggatctctgtgagttccagaccaggacTACAcggtgagattctgtctcaaaaataaaacaaagcaaaaaaaaaaaaaaaaaaaaaaaaaaactaagaaattctTAGCATTGACAATTGTAAAATTAAAAGATCAATCAACTCTAAAAAAACAATGAGAATGCTCTATATCCTTCAGTATCAAATGTTGAGcaaaatcaatattttatgtaaaaacaaGTAACATTAATAGGCACCTCACTAGCATACAAATTTGCTTATCTTTCATAAAttataaagttatatatatatgccaaagatttgctttaaaataaatttctatatgATGTATTACCAGCCCTCTTATATACCtagttttttgtgttttctatagCCAAGGTCACATAAAAAGAAATTGCAAGTAGAAAATGCTAAGAAGCCCCGGTccgaagctgggcagtggtggcacacgcctttaatcccagcactcgggagacagaggcaggtggatctctgtgagttcaaggccagcctggtctacaagagctagttccaggataggcccccGGTCTGGAGACTATGAGCAAGAAGTTCAGGGAAGCCATAGGCTAATGGAAAGTCATGCTCCCATAGGAGCCACTGTAGACATCCAAGATGAAAAAGAGGTAAAGATTGGCTGGGGCATGCTTCAGCTGGCAGGGTACCTTCCTGCACAAAGCCTTGAGTCCATTCCCAACTGCTGCATACACCAGACTTCACAGCACTCGGAGAgacaggcaagaggatcagaaatgtAAAGTTATCCTCAGATACATAGTGTGTTggaaggctaacctgggctagaGACTCTTTGCAAAGATTTAAAATGGGCTGgcgagacggctcagaggttaagagcagctgctgctcttgcagaggactggggctccgttcccagcaccacatggcagctaacaactgtctgtgactccagtcagaggatccagtgccctcttacAGCCTACAAGGGCAACACACATACAGggtacacaaacatgcacccaGGCAAAAAACACCCacatatagaaaacaaaacaaaatgagcctACGATAGTGCCAGATATAATCAGTTTTCCATCATGGATTGAGCAGGGATTCATGAGGTCCTTTCCTGAGCTGAGCAGTTAACGGTCGGTAACACAGGTGGTTAATACAGGCTGCTAGGACAGCGAGTCACCCTTCAGTGCTGGAGTCACTGGTAATATGCCCATGTTCTAGCAAACGACTCCATACACATGCTCACGTAAACAAACCTAGTTAAACCAGACGGGCCATTAAAGAAAAAGGCTGAGGGCATTCAAGTAGGAGAATGACTTGTTCAAAATAGGGGTTCAGAAGGAGCGGAAGGGGGATGAAAGAAGATAAGGGGGGAGGGATGACTATGCTCCAAATACTTTATATACaagtatgaaactgtcaaatactatttttttgaaaaatttaaagctaagccaggtggtggtggcacaggcctttaatgccaacacccaggaggcagaggaggatctctgtgagttcaaggccagcctggctgttacacacagaaaccctgtctcaaacaaacaaacaacaacaaaaaaaaaaaaaaattcaagctaaAAATTACGGTCTGTATTTTCAGTACTTAAgtgcttaggaggctgaggaagaatcATTAGTCCGAGGCCTGGCTAGGCATGCGCGGTAAGTGCTAGAGTAGTGGGAGTCACCCAGGCTTTCTCCCTGTTCCTCGAAAACCAGTGTTCCACTGGGAAAAGAGGGCGGAAACATCTTACCCGCTTTTATGCTTCTTTTTCTTAGGTGTGTCCTCTTCTGatgtcctcctgcctcggccccgggagcttctcttttctttctgactcCGACCTTCTGAAGGACAAAGACCCATTATTATCACAGAACAGACCAATGTGGAACAAGATTCACGCACACTCATTTACCATCGTGTCCTTAACACATTTAGAGGAAAGCCTTCCAAACTGCAATCACTAGCAAACAGAATTATCAGTCAACTTGCTTTTCAAGCTTCGTGATCCAGTGCTTTCAAAGTCGCTTCCGTCCATCCTGTCCTTCAGGTCAGCCTCAAAGCGTGCCAGGTCAGCATCAAGCCTTCGGATGTGTTTGTCCACCTGCAAAAGGACATTTGAACATGTGACTTCATAGTAAAATGAAGgttagggatgcagctcagtggctCAGCACTTGCCTGTGTGCACAAAGCCCTGCATTAGACCTCCCCAAGGAAACACCAACCAACAAACAATGGTTCCACCGACAGGCAAGACAAGCAGGgcccaaaaaagcaaaaccatggGAGTAAGCCCAGATGGCGACCCCCGATGCGCCCTCTCTCTGGGTGCTCCAAACTCCCACCCTAGATACATGTTTCCATACACCTTTTTCCTCCTGCAGCATAGGAGGCAGGAGTGAAGGCCTGCACTGTGCCCCTGCACTCACCATCTCATAGGTCTGCATGGCCAGCCTCGCCCCTGCACTCACCATCTCATAGGTCTGCATGGCCAGCCGCACCCCTGCACTCATCATCTCATAGGCCTGCATGGAGAGCCGCACCCCTGCACTCATCATCTCATAGGTCTGCATGGCCAGCTGCACCCCTGCACTCACCATCTCATAGGTCTGCATGGCCAGCTGCACCCCTGCACTCATCATCTCATAGGTCTGCATGGCCAGCTGCACCCCTGCACTCACCATCTCATAGGTCTGCATGGCCAGCTGCACCTTGTCGTCACTGTACTCCTTGCACTTGCTGTAGGCGTTCTGGATCTTCTGCAGATGCTCCACACGCTGGTCTGAAGACAGAGTCTTCACTGTGGAAATATACTCCGCAGCCAGGATGTCAATCTCTGCCTTCTTATCTAAGGGGGACAGGTGAGAAGCGAAGAGGTGGAGTGACAGGCATCCAAGAAGCTGGCAGGAGCATCACTAACCATGCCTGTGCACTTTCTGGTACAGCGACTTACCCAGGGGCAGACCCAGCACAAACATCGTCCAGCAGGTAGTCAAACTGCCCCCTGGCTCTCATGAACAGCAAATCTTATGGTCATCATGCCTACCTCCTGGTGCACAACTTAGTCACATACCCAGAGGAGAAGCACTTAGGCACCAAAATATACTTagaacaacacacacaacacacaaaagcAAGAAACGGTGAAAATGTCCAACCCACAGTAAGACTAATGAGCAAGGCTATGCCACATCTATACCATCTAGGGCACAAGGCCAACTAGTGATTCACAACCTATGGTTGAGTCCAACGGATGTTGACGGTGAACAACAGAGCAAAACGTGTAAAAACACGCTGCATGCTTCAACAGCAGGGACACACACAACTCTGCTCTAACCGAGAAGTGGGACTTCTTCAGACGACAGCCATTAACAAGCAGCTCAGAGCACACATTATTCCACACACGAAATCAATAGCAATGTCATATAAAATTGCCTTCTGGCACAAATTTTCCCTGTTTAGACGAGTTGCAACCCCCAAGGATAGTTCAATacagttttaaatgtttcaaaatggaaaaacataaaaatccaaAACACTCCAGGCCCAAAGCATTTTGGATAAGGAATACTCACTTATAAACAGTGCAGAAATAGGAAAAAACTTGGAAGGAGAAGAGCTTAACAAACATTCTGACTGTAAAGGACAATAGCTGAAAAGCTCTAAGGATTGTGTAGGAAGCCAGAAACcaggctggggaaatagctcagtgggtaaagccatCACTGTGGATAACGACACGAGTCCAAGCccccccagaacccacttaaaagCCAAGTGTAGGAAAAAAGGGGtagggggtctggagagatggctcagaggtcctgagttcaattcccagcaatctataatgagatctggcgccctcttctggtgtgtaggcatacataccagaacactgtatacaaaatacataaatcttaaaaaaaaaaaaaagagccaaaagcatgtgcatctgtaattccagcgcaCTCACTGGGAGATGGGTGCCAGAGACTGGAAAATCCCAAATATGCAGCAGTAAACAAgaaaagagaccttgtctctgaaACCAAGGCTGCCATGACAAGTGCGTACCCACAcaagtgcatatacacatatcatgcatgcacacacacagagattaaaaacaaacaaacaaaccaagaaactaTACCTGAGTTAAAAGCACCAGCACTCTCCTCCCGACCCCTACACTCAGAGGCTAGGGAAGGCACATTGGGAACTCATGGGCAGCCTAGGCTATGGAATAAGACCtcatctctaaataaataaataagaacctgagatgggcatggtggtacacacctctaatcttaacattcaggagacagaggcaggtggatccctatgagtttgGCCTGCTCTACACAggcagttccaggccagtcaaggcaatatagaaagaccttgtctcaaaaaactacacAAGAAAAAACCCACCAAGTGTAGtcagagttttgtatttataagCAATCTTAAATCTCCATGttgattatttgggagcaggcGGTGGCGACAGGAAAACTCTGACTACAAGTcacacagtggtggcacatgcctttaatcccagcacgcgcacgcgataggcaggcggatctctgaattcgaggccaacctggtctacaggatgagttccaggacagccagggatacacaaagaaatcttgtcttgaagaacaacaaaaagtacCAGCACTCCCTCCAAGACATTGTATGATGCAAAGCCTGTGCTATACAAGGTCCCTGCAGAGCTCTCTGATACCCTGTGTCCtttgccatctctctctctctgaccaaTGCTCTAAACCCAGCTCAGGATATACCCACCTTCCGTTCTCTGGTCTAGTTCTCGCATCAGCTGGAAGTTCCTCTGAAGTTCACAGGGAAGGTTCTCAATGCCtgaaagagacaagaaaaggcTGTACTTCTCAGCAGACAAAAATCTgcctctagggctggagagatggctcagctattaagagcacttactgctcttccagaggacccgggttcaagtcTCATCACCTATGTGaaagctcacagccatctgtaactccagttctggggatctgatgtcctctctggcctcagagggcactgtacacatgtggtacatagacatacatgcaggcaaaacacacatatacacaaaataaaataaataaataaatatttagcggggagaaaaaaaaaaactatctccAGGGCCTTACACCAAAGTCTGCAGGCTTTATCATCATTTCTGTTCCAGTTAGGAACTAAAATGACTGAGACCATTTTAGGGGCAGGTACCAACAGCCTGAGAGAACCTGATTCCTAtcgtgatatttcatttgtattttaataactaaagcttgcctgaaaaccagagagtgaaacagccccactcgtcagccttacagaccaggcagcaataacacacacctttaatcccagccctagagaggaacataaaacGGGAGAAGACGGCTCTCACACAGTCTCTTCCTGAGATTCCCGGAGGCAGGTTgtcatttcggactgaggtagagataagagccagtagttggctgttttgcttttctgactttcaagttgaaccccaatgtctgcCTCTGGGTTCTTATGAGATGTGCTAAAGAGTCCCCCTGGATTTCTCCAACCTTATCCTGATAGCTACTGCACCAAGAACTGTAGACCAAGCGGTCCCCAAGACATGTTCTCTCTGCACGGCCCAACATATCAGCCTCTAGCCACATGCAGCCGTGAGCACTGGCAATGCAACCAGTGCCACCGAGCAGCTCTCTAGTCCCTGTGGTTAGAGTGGGCTGGTTGGCGAACCATCTCACGCTGCTTTCCTGCCTGCACTGTGTCCCCTGGTGAAGAGCCACCTGCATCAAGCTCTCGGcaggctccagctgccttctgggtCCTGTCCCACTCCAAATATCTCCACAGCCAACAAGGCCAGTATTTTAGGCCTACATCTTATAACACTTGCTGCTATAAGCCTGTATCTTCCTGAGCTCACCGAGTCATTATCACCCACAGCCTGACTCCATGGCCCTGATAGCTAGTCAACATTCGACCCTCCAGTGGCCCTCTCTACTCTCAGAGAGAGGGCCCTTTATCTGCAGTCTCCACATCTACATTTATTTCCAGGCCTGAGTCAtctatgaactttaaaaaaaaaaaaaaaagcggggaGGGGTGAGTGTGCCTCAACTATCAGTGAGTTGTGGAGAAATTGGGTTCCTGCCCACATGTGACACTGGGCAGGTGGCGAGTGGACATCAGCCACCATACGATGCCAACACTGAAATGAACCCGTCTTGGATCTAACTTAGAATACCCACTGGGTGGGCATTAAATAGATCACCTTGGACACCCACTTCCCAAGCCCAGCAAGATAATCAAGGCAGAAGGGCGCCGCACTGGCTTGATCCACCTCCCTACAAAGGGTCTCAATTCCTCATATGTAAAGAGTGGAAAAATAATCTCCCTCAATTCTCGCCGGGAGTCAATCTCACCATCTAAAAATAAACGGAGGAAGACATGCCTGGGATGTCAAAGATCAACCCGTTACACAGGACATTCTCCCCTGTCAGACTGGGTTTGTGACAGACAGCACGATTTCCCGCGAAAAAACGTACCCCACTAGCCTATAGCTCCCTACTGCGGTTCCAAAAGCAAACACCACAAGCCTCAGGTTAAGAAGGGGCGGACCTCCCCCAAGCAAGACTGaactggaggggaggggaccGGGGCGTGGTCGGCGTCGGGGGGTGTGGCTGAAGCGGAGAGGGCGGGCTGAGCCTCAGGCTCCGCCCCTCCGTGACGCACCTGGAATTGGCGCGGCGGAGGCGGCGGGACCCCGCGCCGCGCCCCACGCCCTCCATCCACGGCCCCGCCCCAGACCGGCCGTGAGCCCCCACTTGTCCCCATGACCAGTCCCCATCCGCGACCGCACCCCGGGGTCCCGCACGGGTCGCGGTGGGCCAGGGGCGGCGGCGGCGCAGACCCGCGAGGGCGGGCGGCTCGGCCAAGGTGCTTACTGTCCAGATAGTGCTCCAAGTACATGGCAGTCGCCATCTTCGCCGCGGCCACGCTCGGGGTCTGCGCGAGCGGGCGGTGCCGCGGACTCGGGGCGGGGCGGCGCCGCGCGCTCACTATTCATGAGCTGCGCGCGCCGATTGGACGGAGGAGGGGCGGGGCACGTCAGGGCCCACCCCCACGCTTCCGGCCGGCTGCGGTCGCCAGGCGGCGCTGTGGGGTTTCCCCTGAGGGGAGCCGGGTGGGCGATGGAGTCGGTCGGCGGTTGGCGACGCGGAAGCTACTTCTCTGGCTACCGCAGAGGTCCGAGCCTTGGCAGTGTCCTGTCGAGCGCTCGACTGGGGACCCTGCCTGCACGTGTGCCGGCTCCGAGCTTCACCTTCCGGTTGACACCCGCCGCTCTGCCGGCGTTGTTCGGATCTGGGGTCTGGCCGGGCCGAGAGCCGGCGCGAGCTGATTGCGGCTTCTCGAAGGTGGCAGCGTGGTCCTCCAGGAAGGAGATCGCCCcccgacacacagacacacacacagaggccttgGTTAACACTGATGCTCTGTGTTGCTCTTTAGTCCCGAGGGGTGTGCCCACGCTGGACCTGCATATCCTGACCCGCACTTCGTGAAGCCATACACACCTCGAC is part of the Arvicola amphibius chromosome 8, mArvAmp1.2, whole genome shotgun sequence genome and encodes:
- the Ing5 gene encoding inhibitor of growth protein 5 isoform X3, with translation MRELDQRTEDKKAEIDILAAEYISTVKTLSSDQRVEHLQKIQNAYSKCKEYSDDKVQLAMQTYEMVDKHIRRLDADLARFEADLKDRMDGSDFESTGSRSLKKGRSQKEKRSSRGRGRRTSEEDTPKKKKHKSGSEFTDSILSVHPSDVLDMPVDPNEPTYCLCHQVSYGEMIGCDNPDCPIEWFHFACVDLTTKPKGKWFCPRCVQEKRKKK
- the Ing5 gene encoding inhibitor of growth protein 5 isoform X2; the protein is MATAMYLEHYLDSIENLPCELQRNFQLMRELDQRTEDKKAEIDILAAEYISTVKTLSSDQRVEHLQKIQNAYSKCKEYSDDKVQLAMQTYEMVDKHIRRLDADLARFEADLKDRMDGSDFESTGSRSLKSRSQKEKRSSRGRGRRTSEEDTPKKKKHKSGSEFTDSILSVHPSDVLDMPVDPNEPTYCLCHQVSYGEMIGCDNPDCPIEWFHFACVDLTTKPKGKWFCPRCVQEKRKKK
- the Ing5 gene encoding inhibitor of growth protein 5 isoform X1; this encodes MATAMYLEHYLDSIENLPCELQRNFQLMRELDQRTEDKKAEIDILAAEYISTVKTLSSDQRVEHLQKIQNAYSKCKEYSDDKVQLAMQTYEMVDKHIRRLDADLARFEADLKDRMDGSDFESTGSRSLKKGRSQKEKRSSRGRGRRTSEEDTPKKKKHKSGSEFTDSILSVHPSDVLDMPVDPNEPTYCLCHQVSYGEMIGCDNPDCPIEWFHFACVDLTTKPKGKWFCPRCVQEKRKKK